Proteins co-encoded in one Listeria ivanovii subsp. ivanovii genomic window:
- a CDS encoding ABC transporter substrate-binding protein, with the protein MYQKHKWAAIIMTLLLAVVLTACGSSSNKDSSKEKEDATKTVTDALNRKVEVPTTPKSIVALQNVSEMEILGVKPVGTLDYYITTYPEATKGTESVGNDKPNIEKVANLKPDLIIISDYQKDLLENLEKIAPVYITHFGDTPDKQLSNMANLLNKKDEKEKWDKDYAAASKEAKATLKDAGVENEKAAVIQFYGKEIYIHDAKVFDGLFSGAGFTPTDSAKANHETKAISNEAIPDYVKDADRLFILMPTDGNDDSINEMLKGVWKDIPAVQKNQVYKVDNTKWSDYSAAAQLYQVEDTVKQITGK; encoded by the coding sequence ATGTATCAAAAGCATAAATGGGCTGCTATCATCATGACTTTACTTTTAGCAGTAGTATTAACCGCTTGTGGTAGTTCTTCAAATAAAGATTCAAGCAAAGAAAAGGAAGACGCAACAAAAACAGTAACTGATGCACTTAACCGTAAAGTGGAGGTACCAACAACACCAAAAAGTATCGTCGCACTTCAAAACGTGAGTGAAATGGAAATTTTAGGTGTGAAACCAGTTGGTACACTAGATTATTACATCACGACATATCCAGAAGCAACAAAAGGAACAGAAAGTGTTGGTAATGATAAACCAAATATCGAAAAAGTCGCCAACTTAAAACCAGACTTAATTATTATTAGTGATTACCAAAAAGACCTTTTAGAAAACCTAGAAAAAATTGCCCCCGTATATATCACGCATTTTGGTGATACTCCTGACAAACAACTTAGCAATATGGCCAACCTTTTAAACAAAAAGGATGAAAAAGAAAAATGGGACAAAGACTATGCAGCAGCGTCCAAAGAAGCAAAAGCAACTTTAAAAGATGCTGGTGTGGAAAATGAAAAAGCAGCTGTGATTCAATTTTATGGAAAAGAAATCTATATTCACGATGCAAAAGTATTCGACGGACTTTTCTCAGGAGCTGGCTTTACACCAACCGATTCAGCAAAAGCAAATCATGAAACAAAAGCAATTTCTAATGAGGCAATTCCTGATTACGTAAAAGATGCCGATCGTTTATTTATCTTAATGCCTACGGATGGTAATGACGATTCTATTAATGAAATGCTAAAAGGTGTTTGGAAAGATATTCCTGCCGTACAAAAAAACCAAGTGTATAAAGTAGATAATACAAAATGGAGCGACTATAGTGCTGCTGCTCAGCTTTATCAAGTGGAAGATACGGTAAAACAAATTACAGGAAAATAA
- a CDS encoding serine hydrolase domain-containing protein, which yields MNRRERHRRKRRKNIIVLCAVCILFVTTSWIVVEFKIKDQQAVSKSKPVQKKETPKPTKPVKPKPVKEEPTETIVNNQEIDDYLQQIGFSGSVLVVRDGKTIVQKAYLDANRETNKPNTPDTLYYIGSSQKAIIATAILQLEEQGKISTEDPISKYLPNFPNGNNIYIKNFLNHTSGIVGHTETGGKITPKELIEDIENQGIKAQPGKWYYLDSNYTVLAYLVETLSGEPLQSYLGEHIFKPAGMEHTGFNQKTVDGGKNESIGYYIKKDGTYKTPSLIDLSQLYGCGDICMTSKDLYLFDKALMGKKLISERSLKKMFTSGSQSGYGMGFYVDPGSYNSHGVLSGWNVSNSMSHTGRTYVILLSNIQNNISSFGKVNNHIYELLNK from the coding sequence ATGAATCGACGCGAAAGACATAGAAGGAAAAGAAGAAAAAATATAATCGTGTTGTGTGCTGTGTGTATACTTTTTGTAACTACGAGTTGGATTGTAGTTGAGTTTAAAATCAAGGACCAACAAGCAGTTTCTAAGTCAAAACCAGTACAAAAAAAGGAAACGCCTAAACCGACAAAACCAGTTAAACCTAAACCTGTCAAAGAAGAACCGACAGAAACGATTGTCAATAATCAGGAAATCGATGACTATTTACAACAAATCGGATTTAGTGGTTCGGTACTCGTTGTCCGTGATGGAAAAACCATTGTGCAAAAAGCTTACCTGGATGCTAATCGTGAAACAAATAAACCGAATACGCCAGATACACTTTACTACATTGGCTCCTCACAAAAAGCAATTATTGCAACAGCTATTCTGCAATTAGAAGAACAAGGGAAAATAAGTACAGAAGATCCAATTTCTAAATATCTCCCTAATTTTCCGAATGGGAACAATATTTACATTAAAAATTTCTTAAATCATACATCTGGGATTGTTGGCCATACTGAAACGGGTGGTAAAATTACACCGAAAGAGCTAATTGAAGATATCGAAAATCAGGGGATAAAAGCACAACCTGGGAAGTGGTACTATTTAGACTCCAACTACACTGTTTTGGCCTATTTGGTTGAGACACTCAGCGGAGAGCCACTACAAAGTTATCTGGGAGAACACATATTTAAACCTGCTGGAATGGAACATACTGGATTTAACCAAAAAACGGTTGATGGGGGAAAGAATGAATCAATCGGCTATTATATAAAAAAGGATGGCACATATAAAACACCGTCGTTAATAGATTTATCGCAATTGTATGGCTGTGGAGATATATGTATGACATCAAAAGATTTATACTTGTTTGATAAAGCGTTAATGGGGAAAAAATTAATCTCTGAAAGAAGTTTGAAGAAAATGTTTACATCAGGAAGTCAATCTGGTTATGGAATGGGATTTTACGTCGACCCAGGAAGCTATAATAGTCATGGAGTTTTAAGTGGCTGGAATGTTTCCAATAGCATGAGTCACACTGGACGAACGTATGTCATCTTATTATCTAACATCCAAAATAATATTTCTTCCTTTGGTAAAGTGAATAATCACATTTACGAGTTACTAAATAAATAA